The following proteins are encoded in a genomic region of Dokdonia donghaensis DSW-1:
- the pheS gene encoding phenylalanine--tRNA ligase subunit alpha gives MLDKIKEHIEKVKAFNAQTLEEVEAFRIKYSGKKGLVNDFMADFRNVPNEMKREYGQVINTLKASALEKVNELKEKLEGAEEETATGDLSRPGEPIEIGARHPISIVKNQIIDIFSRIGFNVSEGPEIEDDWHNFTALNLPEYHPARDMQDTFFIQTDPDVLLRTHTSSVQVRYMENNKPPIRTISPGRVYRNEAISGRSHCFFHQVEGLYIDKDVSFADLKQTLQYFTTEMFGKSKIRLRPSYFPFTEPSAEVDVYWGLETETDYKMTKGTGWLEIMGCGMVDPNVLENCGIDSKEYSGFAFGMGIDRIALLLHQISDIRMLSENDARFLEQFKSAF, from the coding sequence ATGTTAGATAAAATCAAAGAACACATTGAAAAAGTAAAGGCCTTTAATGCCCAAACTTTAGAAGAGGTAGAGGCGTTCAGAATTAAGTATTCTGGAAAGAAGGGGCTTGTTAATGATTTTATGGCAGATTTTCGCAATGTGCCTAATGAGATGAAGCGCGAGTATGGACAGGTAATTAACACCCTTAAAGCGAGTGCTCTTGAAAAAGTAAACGAGCTTAAAGAAAAGCTAGAAGGCGCCGAAGAAGAAACGGCTACCGGAGATTTATCACGTCCAGGTGAACCTATCGAGATAGGAGCACGCCACCCTATCTCTATTGTAAAAAATCAAATTATTGATATTTTTTCTCGCATAGGATTCAACGTTTCTGAAGGTCCAGAAATAGAAGATGACTGGCATAACTTTACTGCCTTAAATCTTCCTGAGTATCACCCAGCGCGTGATATGCAGGATACCTTCTTTATACAAACAGATCCAGACGTATTATTACGCACACATACCTCATCTGTACAGGTGAGATATATGGAAAATAACAAACCACCTATACGTACGATCTCTCCAGGTCGTGTATATCGTAACGAGGCTATAAGTGGTCGTTCACACTGTTTCTTTCACCAGGTAGAAGGATTATACATAGATAAAGACGTATCATTTGCAGATCTTAAACAGACACTGCAGTACTTCACTACAGAGATGTTTGGAAAAAGTAAAATACGTTTACGTCCATCATACTTCCCATTTACAGAGCCTAGTGCAGAGGTAGACGTATACTGGGGTCTTGAGACAGAGACAGATTACAAAATGACAAAAGGAACCGGATGGCTTGAGATTATGGGCTGTGGTATGGTAGATCCTAATGTACTTGAAAACTGTGGTATTGACTCAAAAGAGTACAGTGGCTTCGCATTTGGTATGGGTATAGATCGTATTGCTCTATTACTACACCAGATCTCAGACATTAGAATGCTTAGTGAGAACGATGCACGTTTCTTAGAGCAATTTAAATCTGCTTTTTAA